The Megalobrama amblycephala isolate DHTTF-2021 linkage group LG1, ASM1881202v1, whole genome shotgun sequence genome segment cctggactatggagtcctgaattaaaataaactagatgAATTTAAATCCAATTGTGctaatctgaattagcatgagagaggtTGCCTGTAAAACTTGGAATGAAccaaaaaaaagcttaaaattgTATGGAACTCAgaagcaaatccaaggaaaacaatGGCAGCAAAAAAGACTCCAATATAAAGACTAAACTAAAcaagagacatttattttaaagcaagcaaattacatcagctgtgaaaaaagaagaaatgcctGGAAATCTGTTTGTAATGAATTTCTTTTAAATAGTAGAAcaattctatatgtatataatcatatgattattaatacttttgttttgtcctttaCATAGCAACAAACTAAACATAACTATTGACACATGTGATAATTGGTGTTGGCAGTCTAGAAATGATAGGGGTTTGATCCAAAGCACTATCATAGTGGTTGcttcattatataaaaaaaaaaaggcaaatcttgttagcaggtcctcaacccaagcacaagctctacacttcaccacaatggtaatctccaaaaaaaaaccattaacataacaaaaacttttacataatagaacattaaacagtaagaagtctctccatattctcatctttctaaaaaaagcataaaataacactttttcaacatttactctcacACTTCAGCcggtgcaaagcatgatgggaagttaAGGTCTTGTTTGATTGGGTTACTTGACTGAaacttatttcaaaatgaaaacatcaagtgagttctagtaaccatttcaagtcaatttaacatgaagcaatcacatttgaaccagaaacaatggtgttaaatcaaaataaattgtttaaataaattgaacagcataaaaaaaaaaaaatgtgtatatatatatatatatatatatatatatttcaaatttctgttaatctggtttaaagggccattttattctaggactaggcttaatCTCTGTCTGGGAAACCGCCCCAATATCTTCCTTTAACCCTAGAATGAATGCATAAagggggtcaaaatgacccTTATTGGAATTAatggttttctttttctttttttttttaaaaaaaaggtcaaataaaaattaaaataattgatgatacacaaatgttttattgattaTAGCATTTTGACCGGTTTACAAAAAATGTCTTATAAATCTGTCATTATTCTATATTATCAcaaaatattggattcaatctttatGTCAActagttttaatttaattaagacatgttttgtatttatttttgaaactgatTGATTGTGAAACTGCTTGACATTTTTTGGGGAAAAGAAAATCTCCAcacaacttaaaggattagtccactttcaaattaaaatttcctgataggacatacagcataagctttttgaagaatacgaaagcgcggtctggtggaagcacttgcgaggcgatcatttgtttatataaagcatatacattttcattttttttagaaaatgaccaatcatttctctagataagacccttattcctcgtctggtatcatttaaagccctttgaagctgcactgaaactgtcattttgaccttcaaccgtttggagtccattgaagtccactataaggagaataatcctgggatgttttcatcaaaaaccttaatttcttttcgactgaagaaagaaggacatggacatcttggatgacatgggggtgagtaaattatcaggaaagtttaatttgaaagtggactaatcctttaagggttaaaacaaTCATAGCATGCCGGGTCACTTTGACTCCCTTTATGGATTCTAGGGTTAAAAGCACTACATACTACTTACTACACTACACACTAAAGTGTGTATTATATACAACTCCCACAGGATGACTTTAGTGGAGCCAGGCCCAGTTGTAACTGAGTTTGAGAACAAAGTGTATGAGGAGGCAGAGAAGATGGAACTGTCAGAGGCTGATGAGGAGACAGCTCAAATCTTCCGTCAGATCTACCTACCATATTCACGCAAAATTTTTCACTCAATCGGGCAGACACCTGAGGAGGTGGCAGAGGTGAGAGTGTGGATGGCCTGTTCTTTTGGTTGTTGAGGCTCTCTGTATAAATGAGTGATATGAAAATGTCTCATTGTTTACAGCAAACATTCAAGCTGATTGTATCCAAGAACCCTCCATTTCGTCATCAGACCAACCGTTTGTACATGCCGCTGACTGCCATGAAGCATGCTGACCCCACAGGGCGACTACCCATAGACGCATTCTATAAAATGATCTTCCAGCATGACCGTGTGTTTAGTGCTAGTCTGAGTATTATGCGCATCCTACACAGGAGAATGGGTCAAGGTGCTGCCTAAGGAGAGAGAATTCTGATCCACTTTACAGCCGTAGCATTTTAGTGACAGTTTCATAACCCCAAAATGATCTGTTCTGATAGGGTCTCGGGTATTTGCAATGCAAATAATGAAATGCAACAAGCCATAGTTAGCATTGCAATAATTTTGAGACTGTGATTGGTCGCCAGTTGATGTCCAATGTAAAATGTGGATCTTGCAGCATTGTTCTAACTTTAACCTTAAGAAATTTGTTAGAACCAAGATCAAATACATAATGTTTAGTTACAATTTGCAGTGTATATTGCATTTTAACAGTCAAATGTTTTAAGTAgtctattaaataaattatgaaaaacgTTTATTTTTGGTACTTAATCAATGAATGTTGTTAAAGACATTGAAAGTAttcaaatgttttgtaatagGCTTCTTCTCTGCAGGCCATGAGGGCAGATATTGTGATATTTGGGTTCAACAAACCCAATGATTCAACACGGCAGCACTGCTGGAGCTTTATTGGGATTTAATTCATACGCCCATATATAAATTAGTGCTGTAGTTGCTTAGCAATGAATATGAATTCATATGTGTAACTAAATTGGAAAGaacaaacgttttttttttgtttttttttaaataatgcttttgttgttcttttgttAAAAAACATGGGGGTAAAAAGTCACCTCTCCACATTTTGCATTCAGGTTATTTATATGGCTAAattaatctcaattattaagTGGATTGGTGCCATTATGTGGTTCACTAGCAACGGCAAAATTAGGATTCAGGCTTGAAATTTCTCACACACATGCTCTGCTTTTAATGAAgaacaacactgcaaaaacaaacaactcTTAATACTCATGAGGTAGCACACCTAACATTACCATCAGAAAATGTAATATCACTAAAATTTGATAGAGGGCGTGgtgaaattttgagtttattttcattataaacATTGTGAAGTATGttttctgttgatatttgaCAATATGTGTTTAGTAGTCACTGTGACTAGGGTTAAAAAAGTTCATTTCCCACATTGGGAGGACTATGTACAGTAAAGCAGGTGATTATCACAAACTTGACTtaggtattaagatgtgttttggttgaTCGTACAGTGAATGTGTGTtagaatggtgagagaacattgtgtttGGTACGTTTTTCATCAAGTTTAATTCCCGTACTGACTAGCGCGTGTCCCATAATGTATACCCGTTAGGTCAGCAGACGGAGAGTtggtggtcttttgtggctgttcgaacacattcgaccacatgagcgtttacactaTGAATCCGGTCTAAAGCattttcaactacctctggaagtggtcaaaagtggacaagctcaaaacattttaaacccCGTTTACACTtgtatttagcgtcgtccacttgtgatccgatcgaaaGCGCATCTTAAtacaggtggaaacagggccttagTGTTCAAAGTCTTTTATTCTCCTTGCCGTTGGAGGAGTTTGTTGCCATAATCGCCGATTGACTGTAGCCTATCCAAGCGTGCCACACAAGTCCtgaaagtgaagccaaagcatctcgatcgcccccaggtggctggaagcagtataggtcataaaccccgccctctccataAAATGTAATGGGACAtgacaaactaaacaatcaaattagacttcaaatatttttttccaaagacaATTTCTGTCATCTTAGGCAGTTTTTATCATACTGGGGTGTTAGTTCAAGTGTTCGTTCtttaaaaaagtttggttttagttagttatttgatgctataaaaactggggtcatgattgacagcttctctgagtgaAGTGATTCTTCATTGGTAACCAACAGACTTTTTTCTGGATCTTCGGGAGGTGActggagctttaactttaatcTCTATatttccataactgtttatttcacaccgacataATTAATTGTTCTGAGTGTGGCCGGGAACATGATATCGCGgtcactactgcgcagactcgggCTCCAAGTTCACGATGGGCAGACTCGAGAATCAAGATGTCAGCGTCAAACTGACACACTGGCAGCTTCACTtactacaatggaagagagtgaaggtgcgTCAGCAATCTTTTTTTAGTCTATGAGCCTATCCCTTACATATTCCAAAATTTGTCTCTTAAATACAAATCTTTATATTTGTTGGAAATTACATACATCTGCATATTTCATGTTGTAGGCCTACCCGCTGCTCAATCATGGCTGTATTTTTTCTGCGAACTACAAACTACTGGACTCAACACGCATGGAAATATGAAAGAGGTGAGAAAAAGAACAAGACATTAGTGGGATGTAGTTTCTACTGCTTTATTAGAAGTAACATATTTTACAACTTTGTAGAAAGAAACTGTGAAAAGCTGTTTATatacaatgattttaaactaCTTTAAACAAGTATAGAAAATTAATAATGATGATAGGAAATATCTATGGCTGTTCTAGTTACGCAAGACCAATATAGTCACATCCTCACCTTAATAATGCTaataaaaaagtacatttactttttgttctttttagtACATAATCATTTTAGAAACATAAGACTTCTCATAAACAAGTAGACCTAAACAAGGCGAAACATATTTACAGGTAGTGAAATTTCAAAAATATCGGGAGAACTGTTTCATCAGAAGTGAAAGGTTATGAACAAAAGGAAGACTTATGCTTGATTAGCTAAGCTTAGTAGTACTTATGTAGAAGAACAAAGAGGTCCAGAATGTGCTCCAAAACCACCTCAAGCTTTGAAATGTTTCATAGCTGTACACTTAGTATTTGTGCCTGAATTTGTCAAACTCGTATATTGAATAAAAGCAAAGTTTACATGTCATAGTTTAGTGAAATGGGCATGTTTCTCTTGGCGATAGCAAGACAAACTGGAAATGTCATCAAATGCAGGTCTTACAGTTGGGAATATTATTGGGGACGAACATACGAACATGTTGCAGAAAGCCAGGGGCATCACTACATAGTAGCGTTTCCCATCTCACGCCTTCTGACCAGACACGACAGATGTCATCGTCTAGGCTCATGGGGTGGGAACTGCTAAAGATGCAGACAACACTGCATGCTATATAACACCTCCCTGAGGAGTGACAGAGCACTAGCAGACCATTAGCAACCCCGTTAGCCATGTACCCAACACACAACACATATGCTCACTACCCAAACCAAAAGGAACTAGAATATGATTAGACCACATGGAAATGCTGGACCTGAGGGatcaaattacattaaaataaatcaactaCACTGCCATGGCTTCGTAAAGCCCCAGAGGAAGAATTTCTGGTGGTCAAATGTCAAGCTGCAGCTGTTCAGTACTGAAATGAAGTGTTCGTGAGGGATCATGAACACGATGAGATCAGTTCCGCAGCGGTCAGCGGCTCCACGAGCGCCCGGCTGGTGGGTTCCGATCAGGAATGTTTGCGGAAAGGAAGTTGAGTGTCACTGAAGAAGTGACGCAGAGCAGCAGCCTAATAACACAGCTTAATACATCAATGTTCCACAATTAACTGTGGTTCCAAAAATGTGGTtataaaaataatgcaaaataaaacaaatttacacaagGCAAGACTATAAGGCAGTGACTGGCAGGGATTCTGAGAGGGAGCTGGAAGAGCGCTGGCCAGCTCAGGCCTTTGTAAGTCGGTGAGGTCACTGAAggaaatatgttcagtaaaaTCATTTCCACTGATACAACACAACACTGAAAAAGATTCTAAACACTGGCCTGTTTTTGAGAGGCGCTTTTATGCACTGTCGTTATAAATGCTGAACTAGGATTTCAGGGTTTTCTTACCATCTCTCTCTCAAGCTTTTCCCCTTTTGAAGTGCTTCACAGATGCCCCTCTACATTCATACAAACACttttacaaaatgtataaaatcattttaaatcagaATATTTAACTTGTGTTGGTCTCTATATACCTCTGTTTTCATGTGCCAATCTGTTTCTGAATGCTAGACTaaataaatatcactaaaactTCTAATctcattgtgtgtgtgtcactcaAAAGCCCGGTGTATAAATTCTGACTGTATCAATTGCTGCTGATAAAACCAGGGGCGGAACAGGCGAGCTAAGCAATCATGAGCTGCTCCTCTTGTAACAGTAGCAACATGGATCCTGAGGAGACCTCACGAGTCCCATGTGATACACTGTAAGTAGTAAGGCAATTGTTATGTGGGTCACTAAAAACAACAGAGACAGAAAGAGGGTCGAAACACCCACAAGGCAGTTTGGAAAAACATAagacaataaataaaaagaaaggaATTTCCTTCAACATTTCAGTTTTCTctcaatctatttttttttttttataaagtttgTTAGTTTCAGGAGTGTCCCCAAGTCTTTGAAATGAAAGACGTGGTATTCttcatatacttttttttttttttataattaaaaaacaagtcCATCTGTGACAGAACGTCTTACTTCATTAAATTGTCTTCTTTTTAAGACAACACATTTCCCTTTAACTTTCTTTCTGCAGACACCAGCAGACGGTCTTCTTGATGCAAAACAGTCAATCCTAATCCAATTAAAATCTTGGAAATGGGCTGACAGGTAAGTAAAAATACAAGCCCTAGAGTGACGCTTGTCAACTCTACTCTCTCAAAGTCACAAACATGTAGGTCGAGCTGTTCAAGCAAACACCTGCATCTTCCCACTGGATTCCTGGACATGGGAAATCTGGGTTTGAGCAGGAGCCGTGACAGCCGGGCTGGGGGTGGAGTCAGACCAATCAGATACACAGTGAGGGGAGGGGCTAGACCAGGGCTCTGGAGACTCTGGAGAAGGGGTCAGGTAAGGATGTTCACTAGGCACATGCAAGTAATGCTTGGGCGTCGCATCCATGGCAGAGGTGTAGCTGTGCTGGGAGGGCGGAGTGGGGTAATCCTCCGGGCCTGCGGTGCTGCTGCTCGCCTGTGCCGGGGGGGCCTGAGATGGGATAGCCTGTGCTTGCGAGGCCTGAGGGGCTGCTGTGGCCTGTGGAGGCTGAGCCTGCGGCTGCTGTGGCTGCTGTGGCTGGTAGAAAGCTGGAGGAGGCTGTGCCTGCTGTGGTGTCGGGGGAGTGGAGGAGCCCATGCGGGTGAGGTTGGGATTGGTAAGGGCAAGGCTGTGAAGTTGCTGCGGCTGCTGCTCTGCAATAGGCGGCAGTTTGACCGGGCTAATAGAGGGCGTGTTGGAGACGGGTGTTGGCTGCAGAATGGGTTGCTGGGCATTACGGAAAACCTGCTGCTGGTGCATGAGCATGCTGCTTTGCTGCAGTGTTGGTGTCTGAGGGAGCATGCCTGCTTGGCTACTTGCTGGATGCACCATGTTGACCATGGGCTGACTGCACTGAGAAGATGGAGGCATGCGGCTGTGCCAGTCAAACGGCACGCTTACTGGACTTACCATGCCCATGTTGAGGCTCATCTGGCCGGCATTCAGCACGTAGTTGTGGGGGCCTTGGTTGACGCCGCCTCCTTGCATGGCCACACGCCCTTGCATCGAGAGTCCTCCGTCACCCAGGTCACTCAGCTGTGCCAGGGAAACCGCAAAAGGGCTGGTGCCATCCAGGATACTGCTGTGCACCATGGGAGTGGAAGGGACAGACATGGAGGAGTGGAAAAGGCCAGGAGAGGGCATGGCAGCTGGTGAGGTTGGATTGGTGACGTAGCCAGCATTGCTGGCGCCTCCGCGTGGCGAATCCAACGAGTCGACAGGGGAAAGCGTGACGGAGCTCTCCAGCAAAGCACTCTGCATGTCTAGCGTCAGCCGTTTGTTGCGGCTTTTGGCGGAATCTTTCAGGCTGGTAGCATGCTGCCCACCCATGCCTTTAGCCCCTGGGCGACGGTTCTTTTTACCCTGCGGGGTGCTTTTCAGCCCTTGTAGGAAGTTGCTAGGAGGACACATGAGTGGTGAGAGTGTATGGCTACCAGACAGGTGGTGACCTGCCCCTGCATGGCCCTGCGGACTTCTCACAGTGTTATATTCATCGAGCAGCTGTACGATGTCATGGTGCATGCGCTCCTGGGCAATATCTCGAGGGAGCCTGTCCATGTGATCCGTTATCTCCCTGTTGGCAAAGTGAGCCAACAACACCTTCACTGCTTCACAACTACCTTCCCTGGCAGCCAAGAATAGTGGAGTCTCCTCCTGAAAATtataaatagattaaaaaattAACAACATGGCTGACATAGATATTATGAAAGCCTTCAAAAGTACATAACTGCATACCTTGAGGTCCTGCATATCTTTATTGGCACCGTTCTTCAACAAGGCAACTGTAGCTTCAACATTATTGACTGCTGCTGCCCAGTGCAAAGCTGACTTTCCTGTGGAGAGAAACCGTAATATGCAACCATCAATGAAACTTCACATCTGGAGCAGAAACTCTgttgtttcattttcttttttgcttaCCAATTTCATCAACAGCATTGACATCAGCATGGCAGGTGATCAACTCTTCCACCATGCCCTCTACTGCCAGACGGGCCGCAAGGATCAGAGCAGTGGAGCCATCATACATGCGCGAGTCTAGGTCTGTGGCACGGTTCCTGATTAGAATCTGAAGATGCAAGAATATGGGATATATCAGCTCTGACTTTGCTTCAATAGACCATGTTCAAACATGTATTTGATTGTAGGTGACTTTACCTGGAAAACCCCCTGTGCATCAGCTGCTACAGCTGCATGCAGAGGTGTGCGGCCTGTGTTATCCTGTGCATTTGCATCAGCCCCAGCATCCAGGAGTCTTTTAGCTGCGTCAGCTCGGGCATAGCGTGCAGCCAGGTGTAGAGCGGTCTCTCCAGTGCGGTCGGTCTGAGCTGCGAGCGATGCTCCTTGGTAAATGAGGTCAGATATGATGTTGGCTGAGGATTCATCGGAGTCATCATCTTCAGTCACTTCTGGCTCTAGCCCACCTCCACAGAAGGATGCCAGCATCAGGGGTGTGAAGCCATctatatgaaataatagttaataaatgttttgaatCAATTTGTAATCTGAAGTTTATCTATGCAAGGCCACCAATAAGGGGGGCAACTGGATCCAACCAAGGACCAAGAGTAGACAGCCAAACATATCATACCAGGGCCTCTGACGTTGACATCCATGCAGTCGCTGTCAAACTCTCCCTGAGGAGGTGTGAGAGCCATGGAAGGTGGCATACGGATATCTGCGGCTGCCAAGTGATGCTGTGTCCACTGTCTGCTGTCAACTGCATCCTCAACATCTGACAGAATGCTGGGCTCTTCCACCTGTACATAAAAAGCTGATAATATTAAGGCTGTTCATTCACATATATAACTGTTTCACTGATGCATACACCTATACATTGAAAGAGGAATGATAAATGTTCGATCACCTTAAGTCTTTTAGCCTCTGGGCAGTCTGTGTCTATCCACTGGTCACTGTGATCAGCCAATAGAGACTCTTCCACTGTCTTTGGCATGTGTCTGCAAAGAGTCATAAATGCTAATTAGTGCCTATGAAAGGGATATTTTGATGAAGTATACTGACAATTGCACTAATACTGCATTAGCGACTCACTTCATGCCCAGGGAGTCTTGGCCCACAGGTTCTCTGCGGTTCTTGTTACTGCTCGTTTCCTTCTTAAGGAAGAAGCCCTCAGGGAACCAGAGTGTGCTGTGCTCACGTTTGCGGCGGGCAATCAACATGCCCACCATCAAGATCACCAACAAGAATAGGGAAGCAACCCCTACTAGTAGTAGCTTACCCCATTTGGGAATATCATCTTCAATTTTTTCACCTGAAAGAGAATTGGCAAATGATCATAAAATTGCTAAAAGTAGGCAGCTGGACCAATGGGGCCAATGTAACGCAGCAGTTAAGTTGGTGTAAGTGTGGATACTTACTGCGCACTGCTTTAAGGGGGTAAGGGAAATCCAACATTTCACAAGCAGACAGAGCACCCAGGTAGTCAGCAGCACTGTTAGCATTGCGGAAGCAGTCATCTGAGTTCTGGGAGCATAGTCTGTTGTCTATCTCCAAGTATACAATGGACCTGCAACGGAGCCAAAGAGTATTTGTAAAGGTGCGCTCACATTAGCAGACAAAGAAGGTCCATTGCCAATATTTTATCTATGCACGAAGCACTTCCAAACTAAGCAGCTTCAAATTGGTCAACAAAGCAAATTCATGTAttcaaagttaaaaaaaaaaaaaaaaacgatgtgAAATCTGCAGTGAGAAGGGCAACATTCCTAGTGTGATGACTGCATTTTGACTGCAGAATTTTGTTGTACAAAGGTAAATGAAATTTCATTGTTTACTTCAGTAACCACAACTTACCCAATAACCTCCTGCTGAGGATTAAGCTCTCGTTTAATGAGTGTCCTGTGGCTTGTATAGGGTCGGATCATGTATTCTCCATTCTGATCAAGGCGGAAGCGCAATGTAGTGCGGAGGATTGCACTTAGTCTCTGTAGGAAAGCAGTTTGTGTCCTTAGCAGCTCCTCTGGAGGCAgaagaactacaataaccagcACATCTTCTGCAAGATCTTCTGGAATCTTCCCTGCACAATCCAGTCCATCCCAGCCACACTCTTCAGTATTGCAGCCTTGATCGCAGAGCCCATCTGCATAATGGTCGGTACAGTATGCCGCATAGATGGGGCTGAGGGAAGAGAGAGTGTATTAGAGAAAGACAATCACAAATTATCCTAAGATATGAAGCATGATAAAATAGTAAAGGACATACTTGCAGActttctctttgctcttgcagtCAAAGTTATCGAACAGGCACTCTGCATTGTTGCAGAACTCATCACACTGGCTGTTGTTGAAAAGCCGCCAGCAGCGAGGGTCTGTGCAGCGTGCCCAGGGGTTCACAGCCAAAGAGCAGTCACCTCCATCCCAGCGGCAGGCGAATGAATTACATTCTTTGTCACACACACCGTCATTGGCCTTGCCGTGACATTCAGCAATAGGGCAAAGAGGTGGTAGCGGCTGCATAACCCTGGTTTCCTTGGATTCACATCGTTTGCCTGTCCAGCCGGTGCTGCACTGGCAGTGGAAAAAAGGGAAGCTAATTTCCTCTGTACACAAGCCTCCATTGCGGCAGGGCTTGGAGGAGCAGCCCTCATTGCTGCGGTGCTGACACAGCGGCCCACCAAAGCCCTGAATACAGGTGCAACGAGCACCTCGTGAGGTGAGAGTACAGCTGCCACCATTGTAGCAAGGCAGCTCTTTGCAGTTCATGCTCCTCTCACAGTTGGCACCTGCGTACccctgagaaagagagaatgaggAGTTAAATAGTTGCTTTTGAAGTTTAATACAGTACAGTAAAAATGGAAACACATGATAATGATATGCTTGATACATTATGTCATATAAGGCTTGAATACTCACAAGCTGACAGGTGCAAGTGTATCCCAGCAGTGAGCTGCCGGACACGGAGCATACTCCTCCATTCATACAGGGCTGAGACTCGCACACACTGAATCTATTCTGACACCCTCGTCCTGAAGGCAAAATGAAGTTAGTATTTACACACACCTCACAATCTTGCATATGTACCTCACcgacacatttttcagttttcagacATCCCTCACCTGTGAAGCCTGGCTTGCACACACACTGGTAATCATTGGGCAACTGTATGCAATCTAAGCTGTTGGAAGGGTTGCAGGGATTGGAAAGGCACTCGTTGATGTCTCCCTCACAGCGTTCTCCAGTGAAGCCTGGAGGGCAGTTACACCTGTACCCTCCAACCCTGTCCACACACGTGCCGTTATTTTGACACTTGAGTGTCCCCCGCGGCCATGAGGGAATTGAGCAGTCATCCTCGTTTATCTCACAAAGGACCCCTAAGAAAAGgtcataataaaaacattacagTGACATTATTTCAGCTTATGGATACTACCATTTAAGAGTTCATGGACAATAAGAtttcttgaaaaaaatgaatattgtttttaatactgttttcaacattgataataaggaatgttttttttttattatttgagcagaaaatcagtatattacaatgatttctttAGGATCACATGACACTAGCTGCATTTCCATTCCATTGCTAATTGAAAATGCGCCCAATGGAAACGTACATTTCGCAGAAACTCATATCACAAATATTTTGTTCGCATGAGGTGGTTTTTCAGGCAATTCGAAAAAGGGATATTTCACAAAACTGCTGTAACTGTACCTGACTTACGTAAAAGTCGATCATTCTTTAAAGATGGTGCGGTATGTTTGGACAGAAGACAAGACAGAGTTCATTAAACtcataaaagacaaaagaaatgGGAATACTGGATTCttaacaacaaagaaatgccacAATTTATCAAGACTTTGAAGCAGATAGGAGGGAGAAACACCCAGAAACACCTCATATGTGGCCACTCCTAAGTATAAGGGGCTTTCCCTGCCATTAATGTTTGGATAACACGCCTATGTCTCCTtcgattaaaaataatgggtaGTGCAGTGGCTGCGATATACTTAAACCTACTAACATCTGTTGCCATAATTTTTGGAATGACTTATTGCgggagaaaaaacattttagctGCATAGATGCCGTCATTTCACAATAAGTTTATCAACATTTAGAAAATAATCACACAAGTTTTGTGCAAATCTGTAATAGAAACCCGgctactgaagactggagtaatgatgctgaaaattcagctttgcatcacaggagtaaattacattgtaattatttctctcaatattactgttttattgtatttttactgtatcaaataaatgcagctttggtgagcataagagactttttttaaacattaaaaaaatcttattaaccacaaacttttgatggtagtgtatattttggTTTTTGGACTTGAGGCTAAAGGACTCTATGATTCAGGTATATTTGACACCAtaattttagaatttttatCTTACCTAGTGTTCCT includes the following:
- the notch3 gene encoding neurogenic locus notch homolog protein 3 — its product is MGNYSLWIFLSMLYLVQNSEGLRCVDTHRPCENGGMCIDSRCLCRPGYIGLICQHLDPCHRSPCLNGAACKSQVANEVPQYTCVCQRGFRGQDCSLIDACATNPCANGARCTNSNNHYNCSCPPGYQGKNCRNDIDECRKPGKCLNGGICMNTLGSFRCECLAGYSGRTCEVPTQPCAPSQCLNGGTCHQTGDHTYECACLPGFRGHNCEENVDDCPGHKCMNGGICVDGVNTYNCQCPPEWTGQYCAEDVNECLMQPNACHNGGTCFNTIGGHTCVCVNGWTGDDCSENIDDCATAVCFNGATCHDRVASFFCECPVGKTGLLCHLDDACVSNPCNEGAVCDTNPLNGRAICTCPAGFVGGACNQDMDECSIGANPCEHFGKCVNTEGSFQCQCGRGYTGPRCEIDINECLSMPCQNDATCLDRIGEFTCICMPGYQGKYCEVDVDECESNPCVNDGICRDMVNGFTCTCQPGFTGTMCQIDIDECASTPCQNGAKCIDRPNGYECRCAEGFEGRLCESNIDNCKPDPCHHGTCIDGIASYTCNCDPGYTGYRCENQLNECHSNPCQNGGKCVDRVNKYICQCQHGTSGTNCEINFDDCASNPCDYGICKDGINRYECVCKPGFTGPQCKDEIDECQSNPCRNGGTCVDDENGFHCQCPEGFHDPYCYSQVDECASSPCLHGTCRDDPNGYRCDCEPGWVGKNCDIDRNDCLPSPCQNAGTCIDQLNGFTCKCRQGFRGNLCQVNINECASSPCLNQGTCVDGVASFTCLCEPPYSGPTCAELLTPCSPNPCANHASCVHTPDYLGYQCNCQPGWQGQLCNNDINECTSNPCKNRGTCTNTLGGYVCSCRAGYTGPNCETDINDCSPNPCLNGGSCTDGVNSFRCSCLPGFTGARCATEVNECQSGPCKNGGTCTDYVNSYTCTCKPGFTGLFCETNIPDCTESSCFNGGTCTDGINGFKCTCRSGFTGDYCQYEVNECDSQPCLNGGVCQDALESYRCSCPKGYTGPRCQYPVDWCRPSNPCKNGGRCRQKDASFTCDCLGGWSGRYCDIPGVSCEVAARQRGLQTDELCHHGGHCVNTGNTHYCKCPADYTGSYCESQFDHCEDKPCLNGATCRSYMGGFTCDCMPGYEGNNCEREVNECQSHPCQNGGTCIDLVGHYICSCPPGTLGVLCEINEDDCSIPSWPRGTLKCQNNGTCVDRVGGYRCNCPPGFTGERCEGDINECLSNPCNPSNSLDCIQLPNDYQCVCKPGFTGRGCQNRFSVCESQPCMNGGVCSVSGSSLLGYTCTCQLGYAGANCERSMNCKELPCYNGGSCTLTSRGARCTCIQGFGGPLCQHRSNEGCSSKPCRNGGLCTEEISFPFFHCQCSTGWTGKRCESKETRVMQPLPPLCPIAECHGKANDGVCDKECNSFACRWDGGDCSLAVNPWARCTDPRCWRLFNNSQCDEFCNNAECLFDNFDCKSKEKVCNPIYAAYCTDHYADGLCDQGCNTEECGWDGLDCAGKIPEDLAEDVLVIVVLLPPEELLRTQTAFLQRLSAILRTTLRFRLDQNGEYMIRPYTSHRTLIKRELNPQQEVIGSIVYLEIDNRLCSQNSDDCFRNANSAADYLGALSACEMLDFPYPLKAVRSEKIEDDIPKWGKLLLVGVASLFLLVILMVGMLIARRKREHSTLWFPEGFFLKKETSSNKNRREPVGQDSLGMKHMPKTVEESLLADHSDQWIDTDCPEAKRLKVEEPSILSDVEDAVDSRQWTQHHLAAADIRMPPSMALTPPQGEFDSDCMDVNVRGPDGFTPLMLASFCGGGLEPEVTEDDDSDESSANIISDLIYQGASLAAQTDRTGETALHLAARYARADAAKRLLDAGADANAQDNTGRTPLHAAVAADAQGVFQILIRNRATDLDSRMYDGSTALILAARLAVEGMVEELITCHADVNAVDEIGKSALHWAAAVNNVEATVALLKNGANKDMQDLKEETPLFLAAREGSCEAVKVLLAHFANREITDHMDRLPRDIAQERMHHDIVQLLDEYNTVRSPQGHAGAGHHLSGSHTLSPLMCPPSNFLQGLKSTPQGKKNRRPGAKGMGGQHATSLKDSAKSRNKRLTLDMQSALLESSVTLSPVDSLDSPRGGASNAGYVTNPTSPAAMPSPGLFHSSMSVPSTPMVHSSILDGTSPFAVSLAQLSDLGDGGLSMQGRVAMQGGGVNQGPHNYVLNAGQMSLNMGMVSPVSVPFDWHSRMPPSSQCSQPMVNMVHPASSQAGMLPQTPTLQQSSMLMHQQQVFRNAQQPILQPTPVSNTPSISPVKLPPIAEQQPQQLHSLALTNPNLTRMGSSTPPTPQQAQPPPAFYQPQQPQQPQAQPPQATAAPQASQAQAIPSQAPPAQASSSTAGPEDYPTPPSQHSYTSAMDATPKHYLHVPSEHPYLTPSPESPEPWSSPSPHCVSDWSDSTPSPAVTAPAQTQISHVQESSGKMQVFA